Proteins encoded together in one Anopheles darlingi chromosome 3, idAnoDarlMG_H_01, whole genome shotgun sequence window:
- the LOC125954661 gene encoding ubiquitin-conjugating enzyme E2 W isoform X1, producing the protein MFNRLRMRKEKPSKSETISTTKTAVIQDAAKENKNLILDNSRWERRLQKELMSLIKEPPPGVSVDEDSVSQNLTQWIINIDGVEGTLYEGEHFQLLFKFNNKYPFDSPEVTFIGSNIPVHPHVYSNGHICLSILTDDWSPALSVQSVCLSISSMLSSCREKRRPPDNGIYVKTCNKNPKKTKWWYHDDSV; encoded by the exons atgtttaatCGACTGCGAATGCGTAAGGAGAAGCCGTCGAAATCGGAAACgatttccaccaccaaaacGGCCGTCATACAGGATGCAGCGAAGGAGAACAAGAACCTGATCCTCGACAATAGCCGCTGGGAG cgtCGCCTACAAAAGGAACTGATGTCACTGATCAAAGAACCGCCACCAGGGGTGTCGGTAGATGAAGATAGTGTCAGCCAAAACCTAACTCA GTGGATCATAAACATCGATGGTGTCGAGGGGACGCTCTATGAGGGAGAACACTTTCAGTTGCTGTTCAAATTCAACAACAAGTACCCGTTCGATTCGCCGGAG GTGACGTTCATAGGTTCCAATATTCCCGTCCATCCGCACGTCTACTCCAATGGACACATCTGTCTATCCATCTTAACGGATGATTG GTCACCAGCGTTGTCAGTGCAATCCGTGTGTCTTAGTATATCGTCGATGCTGAGCAGCTGTCGAGAGAAGCGCCGGCCGCCAGACAATGGGATCTACGTAAAGACATGCAACAAAAAcccgaagaaaacgaaatggtGGTACCATG acgATTCCGTGTAG
- the LOC125954661 gene encoding ubiquitin-conjugating enzyme E2 W isoform X2 has translation MSKTDSCRKTAMSPSERRLQKELMSLIKEPPPGVSVDEDSVSQNLTQWIINIDGVEGTLYEGEHFQLLFKFNNKYPFDSPEVTFIGSNIPVHPHVYSNGHICLSILTDDWSPALSVQSVCLSISSMLSSCREKRRPPDNGIYVKTCNKNPKKTKWWYHDDSV, from the exons ATGAGCAAGACTGATAGCTGCAGAAAGACGGCCATGAGTCCGTCCGAG cgtCGCCTACAAAAGGAACTGATGTCACTGATCAAAGAACCGCCACCAGGGGTGTCGGTAGATGAAGATAGTGTCAGCCAAAACCTAACTCA GTGGATCATAAACATCGATGGTGTCGAGGGGACGCTCTATGAGGGAGAACACTTTCAGTTGCTGTTCAAATTCAACAACAAGTACCCGTTCGATTCGCCGGAG GTGACGTTCATAGGTTCCAATATTCCCGTCCATCCGCACGTCTACTCCAATGGACACATCTGTCTATCCATCTTAACGGATGATTG GTCACCAGCGTTGTCAGTGCAATCCGTGTGTCTTAGTATATCGTCGATGCTGAGCAGCTGTCGAGAGAAGCGCCGGCCGCCAGACAATGGGATCTACGTAAAGACATGCAACAAAAAcccgaagaaaacgaaatggtGGTACCATG acgATTCCGTGTAG
- the LOC125954602 gene encoding mRNA-capping enzyme: MSRGPGPIPNRWLRCPRKSDSLIAERFLAFKTPLKEEFQSQMPIECSFTPSMLFDLMRRHKVKIGLWIDLTNTNRFYDRHGIEDAGSQYIKLQCRGHGETPSREQAKAFIEIVEEFIQDHPLDAVGVHCTHGFNRTGFLIVSYMVERMDCAVDAAVMAFAQARPPGIYKQDYISELFRRYGDEEDAPLAPELPAWSLEYDDSDRPNHQLQQQQQQQDLDEDDQIEGEQTSSDRGRGTKRKTGEQDGENGGGSRSHKRKRLSYNPNAVFMEGVPQVTLVLDVTLIARLQDRVRNMCGGTMQGFSGAQPVSMDMQNIRFLTEIPYRVSWKADGTRYMMLILRENEIYFFDRDNSVFVVHGIRFPALDDPSRHLVDTLVDGEMVIDKVGKEQIPRYLVYDIIYFANREVRKRPFYPDRLGLIQRELIDSRTRAIQKGLIDRKQEPFGVRQKQFWDITQSKSLLGPKFTQTLGHEPDGLIYQPTLDPYTPGVCPRVLKWKPHDMNSIDFRLQIQDEAKQGCLPRKVGLLFVGGMDLPYAEIKLTKELRQLQNKIIECKYDGGWVLMRERTDKSFPNSYATARSVWESIRNPVTADRLLSLIDKEGYRSDSERMPPPRPQ, translated from the coding sequence ATGTCTCGCGGTCCCGGCCCGATTCCGAACCGCTGGCTACGATGTCCCCGCAAATCGGACTCACTGATCGCGGAACGCTTCCTGGCGTTCAAAACCCCGTTGAAGGAAGAGTTCCAGTCACAGATGCCGATCGAATGTTCCTTCACACCCTCGATGCTGTTTGATCTGATGCGCCGGCACAAGGTGAAGATCGGTCTGTGGATCGATCTGACCAACACGAACCGGTTCTACGATCGGCACGGAATCGAGGACGCCGGCAGCCAGTACATCAAGCTGCAGTGCCGCGGCCACGGCGAGACGCCGTCGCGCGAGCAAGCCAAAGCATTCATCGAGATCGTGGAAGAGTTCATCCAGGACCATCCGCTCGATGCGGTCGGGGTGCACTGTACGCATGGTTTCAACCGAACTGGCTTCCTGATCGTGTCGTACATGGTCGAGCGGATGGACTGTGCGGTTGATGCGGCAGTGATGGCATTCGCTCAGGCACGACCACCCGGCATCTACAAGCAGGACTACATTTCCGAACTGTTTCGCCGGTATGGTGACGAGGAAGACGCACCGCTGGCACCGGAACTGCCAGCCTGGAGCCTAGAGTATGACGATAGCGATCGTCCGaatcatcagctgcagcagcagcaacagcagcaagaccTGGATGAGGACGATCAGATTGAAGGAGAGCAGACCTCATCGGATCGTGGTCGCGGTACGAAACGCAAAACCGGGGAACAGGATGGtgagaatggtggtggtagtagatctcacaaacggaaacggcTCTCCTATAATCCGAATGCCGTCTTCATGGAGGGTGTACCGCAGGTGACGCTTGTGCTGGATGTAACACTGATCGCACGGCTCCAGGATCGTGTACGGAACATGTGCGGCGGGACGATGCAGGGCTTCTCCGGGGCCCAACCCGTCTCGATGGATATGCAGAACATTCGCTTTCTTACCGAGATACCGTACCGGGTGTCGTGGAAAGCGGATGGTACACGCTACATGATGCTCATCCTTCGGGAAAATGAAATCTATTTTTTCGATCGCGACAACTCGGTGTTCGTTGTGCACGGTATTCGGTTTCCGGCGCTCGATGATCCGAGCCGGCATCTGGTCGATACGCTTGTCGATGGTGAGATGGTGATCGACAAGGTGGGCAAGGAGCAGATTCCACGATATCTCGTGTATGACATTATATACTTCGCCAACCGGGAGGTACGCAAGCGGCCCTTCTACCCGGACCGACTAGGGCTGATCCAGCGCGAGCTGATCGACTCGCGGACGCGAGCCATACAGAAGGGGCTGATCGATCGGAAGCAGGAACCGTTCGGTGTGCGACAGAAGCAGTTCTGGGACATTACCCAATCCAAGTCGCTGCTTGGGCCCAAGTTCACTCAAACGCTCGGCCACGAACCGGACGGATTGATCTACCAGCCAACGCTCGACCCGTACACGCCCGGTGTCTGCCCACGGGTGCTCAAGTGGAAACCGCACGACATGAACTCGATCGACTTCCGGCTGCAGATCCAGGACGAGGCGAAACAGGGCTGTTTACCACGCAAGGTCGGGCTGCTGTTTGTCGGTGGCATGGATCTCCCGTACGCGGAGATCAAGCTGACGAAAGAGCTGCGCCAGCTTCAGAACAAGATCATCGAGTGCAAGTATGACGGTGGTTGGGTGCTGATGCGCGAGCGAACGGACAAATCGTTCCCGAATAGCTACGCGACGGCCAGAAGCGTCTGGGAGAGCATCCGCAATCCGGTCACAGCCGATCGGCTACTGAGCTTGATCGATAAGGAAGGCTACCGATCGGACTCGGAGCGGATGCCACCTCCCAGACCACAGTGA